The proteins below come from a single Zea mays cultivar B73 chromosome 8, Zm-B73-REFERENCE-NAM-5.0, whole genome shotgun sequence genomic window:
- the LOC103643039 gene encoding phosphatidylinositol 4-kinase gamma 5 isoform X6, with protein sequence MSPNLHSAIKSQVSALLLRCLFRVSGPGKAKKFQQILVLMGRRWVFMQTEASRVLGMDLDRGDNTHTFIRSDSPPLLTRNSINQSPKLLHPVPQPCLQGLRAQGLQRPEKEAPPTRNCSMWKQQVVVSWPHAHMVTAVGGHNGYPGGKVFVSAEQVMEITLPHAQKYFAW encoded by the exons ATGTCCCCCAACCTGCATAGCGCCATCAAGAGTCAGGTGTCGGCGCTGCTCCTGAGGTGCCTCTTTAGGGTGTCCGGGCCGGGCAAGGCCAAGAAGTTCCAGCAGATCCTGGTGCTGATGGGGAGGCGGTGGGTGTTCATGCAGACGGAGGCGAGCCGCGTTCTCGGCATGGACCTGGACCGCGGGGACAACACGCACACCTTCATACGctcggactcgccgccactgctcaCCCGGAACAGCATCAACCAGAGTCCGAAGTTGCTCCACCCCGTGCCTCAGCCCTGTCTCCAAGGACTTCGAGCACAAGGACTGCAGCGGCCTG AAAAAGAGGCACCACCAACTAGAAATTGTTCTATGTGGAAGCAGCAAGTTGTTGTCTCATGGCCACATGCCCACATGGTCACTGCTGTTGGTGGCCACAACGGTTATCCAGGGGGCAAGGTGTTCGTTTCTGCGGAACAG GTCATGGAGATTACTCTGCCTCACGCACAAAAGTATTTCGCATGGTGA
- the LOC103643039 gene encoding phosphatidylinositol 4-kinase gamma 5 isoform X4 — translation MSPNLHSAIKSQVSALLLRCLFRVSGPGKAKKFQQILVLMGRRWVFMQTEASRVLGMDLDRGDNTHTFIRSDSPPLLTRNSINQSPKLLHPVPQPCLQGLRAQGLQRPEKEAPPTRNCSMWKQQVVVSWPHAHMVTAVGGHNGYPGGKVFVSAEQSVPNLAVRSWRLLCLTHKSISHGEYSWSQQ, via the exons ATGTCCCCCAACCTGCATAGCGCCATCAAGAGTCAGGTGTCGGCGCTGCTCCTGAGGTGCCTCTTTAGGGTGTCCGGGCCGGGCAAGGCCAAGAAGTTCCAGCAGATCCTGGTGCTGATGGGGAGGCGGTGGGTGTTCATGCAGACGGAGGCGAGCCGCGTTCTCGGCATGGACCTGGACCGCGGGGACAACACGCACACCTTCATACGctcggactcgccgccactgctcaCCCGGAACAGCATCAACCAGAGTCCGAAGTTGCTCCACCCCGTGCCTCAGCCCTGTCTCCAAGGACTTCGAGCACAAGGACTGCAGCGGCCTG AAAAAGAGGCACCACCAACTAGAAATTGTTCTATGTGGAAGCAGCAAGTTGTTGTCTCATGGCCACATGCCCACATGGTCACTGCTGTTGGTGGCCACAACGGTTATCCAGGGGGCAAGGTGTTCGTTTCTGCGGAACAG TCTGTTCCAAATTTGGCAGTTAGGTCATGGAGATTACTCTGCCTCACGCACAAAAGTATTTCGCATGGTGAATACTCTTGGAGTCAACAATGA
- the LOC103643039 gene encoding uncharacterized protein isoform X2: MSPNLHSAIKSQVSALLLRCLFRVSGPGKAKKFQQILVLMGRRWVFMQTEASRVLGMDLDRGDNTHTFIRSDSPPLLTRNSINQSPKLLHPVPQPCLQGLRAQGLQRPEKEAPPTRNCSMWKQQVVVSWPHAHMVTAVGGHNGYPGGKVFVSAEQLGHGDYSASRTKVFRMVNTLGVNNEAKQTIQVLQAELNETKERLHTVEELKGQTAHYLYCS; encoded by the exons ATGTCCCCCAACCTGCATAGCGCCATCAAGAGTCAGGTGTCGGCGCTGCTCCTGAGGTGCCTCTTTAGGGTGTCCGGGCCGGGCAAGGCCAAGAAGTTCCAGCAGATCCTGGTGCTGATGGGGAGGCGGTGGGTGTTCATGCAGACGGAGGCGAGCCGCGTTCTCGGCATGGACCTGGACCGCGGGGACAACACGCACACCTTCATACGctcggactcgccgccactgctcaCCCGGAACAGCATCAACCAGAGTCCGAAGTTGCTCCACCCCGTGCCTCAGCCCTGTCTCCAAGGACTTCGAGCACAAGGACTGCAGCGGCCTG AAAAAGAGGCACCACCAACTAGAAATTGTTCTATGTGGAAGCAGCAAGTTGTTGTCTCATGGCCACATGCCCACATGGTCACTGCTGTTGGTGGCCACAACGGTTATCCAGGGGGCAAGGTGTTCGTTTCTGCGGAACAG TTAGGTCATGGAGATTACTCTGCCTCACGCACAAAAGTATTTCGCATGGTGAATACTCTTGGAGTCAACAATGAAGCCAAGCAAACAATACAAGTACTGCAAGCTGAACTAAATGAAACAAAAGAGAGGCTGCACACAGTTGAAGAACTGAAAGGACAAACTGCACATTATTTGTATTGTTCATGA
- the LOC103643039 gene encoding uncharacterized protein isoform X3 → MSPNLHSAIKSQVSALLLRCLFRVSGPGKAKKFQQILVLMGRRWVFMQTEASRVLGMDLDRGDNTHTFIRSDSPPLLTRNSINQSPKLLHPVPQPCLQGLRAQGLQRPGRDALLLHQLCLEKEAPPTRNCSMWKQQVVVSWPHAHMVTAVGGHNGYPGGKVFVSAEQSVPNLAVRSWRLLCLTHKSISHGEYSWSQQ, encoded by the exons ATGTCCCCCAACCTGCATAGCGCCATCAAGAGTCAGGTGTCGGCGCTGCTCCTGAGGTGCCTCTTTAGGGTGTCCGGGCCGGGCAAGGCCAAGAAGTTCCAGCAGATCCTGGTGCTGATGGGGAGGCGGTGGGTGTTCATGCAGACGGAGGCGAGCCGCGTTCTCGGCATGGACCTGGACCGCGGGGACAACACGCACACCTTCATACGctcggactcgccgccactgctcaCCCGGAACAGCATCAACCAGAGTCCGAAGTTGCTCCACCCCGTGCCTCAGCCCTGTCTCCAAGGACTTCGAGCACAAGGACTGCAGCGGCCTGGTAGAGATGCTCTGCTGCTCCATCAGTTGTGCCTAG AAAAAGAGGCACCACCAACTAGAAATTGTTCTATGTGGAAGCAGCAAGTTGTTGTCTCATGGCCACATGCCCACATGGTCACTGCTGTTGGTGGCCACAACGGTTATCCAGGGGGCAAGGTGTTCGTTTCTGCGGAACAG TCTGTTCCAAATTTGGCAGTTAGGTCATGGAGATTACTCTGCCTCACGCACAAAAGTATTTCGCATGGTGAATACTCTTGGAGTCAACAATGA
- the LOC103643025 gene encoding uncharacterized protein — MSPTAASSGPEPPFRPREKVLEKQRYFQSVQKPTYLKGRYDVVTSVAVPLALAVSSMYLVGRGIYNMSHGIGKKE, encoded by the exons ATGTCGCCGACGGCGGCGTCGTCGGGGCCGGAACCGCCGTTCCGGCCACGAGAGAAGGTCCTGGAGAAGCAGAGGTACTTCCAGAGCGTGCAGAAGCCGACGTACCTCAAGGGCCGCTACGATGTGGTCACCTCCGTCGCCGTCCCGCTCGCCCTCGCAGTCTCCAGCATGTACCTCGTT GGGCGCGGGATCTACAACATGTCTCACGGCATAGGGAAGAAGGAGTGA
- the LOC103643039 gene encoding uncharacterized protein isoform X1: protein MSPNLHSAIKSQVSALLLRCLFRVSGPGKAKKFQQILVLMGRRWVFMQTEASRVLGMDLDRGDNTHTFIRSDSPPLLTRNSINQSPKLLHPVPQPCLQGLRAQGLQRPGRDALLLHQLCLEKEAPPTRNCSMWKQQVVVSWPHAHMVTAVGGHNGYPGGKVFVSAEQLGHGDYSASRTKVFRMVNTLGVNNEAKQTIQVLQAELNETKERLHTVEELKGQTAHYLYCS, encoded by the exons ATGTCCCCCAACCTGCATAGCGCCATCAAGAGTCAGGTGTCGGCGCTGCTCCTGAGGTGCCTCTTTAGGGTGTCCGGGCCGGGCAAGGCCAAGAAGTTCCAGCAGATCCTGGTGCTGATGGGGAGGCGGTGGGTGTTCATGCAGACGGAGGCGAGCCGCGTTCTCGGCATGGACCTGGACCGCGGGGACAACACGCACACCTTCATACGctcggactcgccgccactgctcaCCCGGAACAGCATCAACCAGAGTCCGAAGTTGCTCCACCCCGTGCCTCAGCCCTGTCTCCAAGGACTTCGAGCACAAGGACTGCAGCGGCCTGGTAGAGATGCTCTGCTGCTCCATCAGTTGTGCCTAG AAAAAGAGGCACCACCAACTAGAAATTGTTCTATGTGGAAGCAGCAAGTTGTTGTCTCATGGCCACATGCCCACATGGTCACTGCTGTTGGTGGCCACAACGGTTATCCAGGGGGCAAGGTGTTCGTTTCTGCGGAACAG TTAGGTCATGGAGATTACTCTGCCTCACGCACAAAAGTATTTCGCATGGTGAATACTCTTGGAGTCAACAATGAAGCCAAGCAAACAATACAAGTACTGCAAGCTGAACTAAATGAAACAAAAGAGAGGCTGCACACAGTTGAAGAACTGAAAGGACAAACTGCACATTATTTGTATTGTTCATGA
- the LOC103643039 gene encoding phosphatidylinositol 4-kinase gamma 5 isoform X5: MSPNLHSAIKSQVSALLLRCLFRVSGPGKAKKFQQILVLMGRRWVFMQTEASRVLGMDLDRGDNTHTFIRSDSPPLLTRNSINQSPKLLHPVPQPCLQGLRAQGLQRPGRDALLLHQLCLEKEAPPTRNCSMWKQQVVVSWPHAHMVTAVGGHNGYPGGKVFVSAEQVMEITLPHAQKYFAW, encoded by the exons ATGTCCCCCAACCTGCATAGCGCCATCAAGAGTCAGGTGTCGGCGCTGCTCCTGAGGTGCCTCTTTAGGGTGTCCGGGCCGGGCAAGGCCAAGAAGTTCCAGCAGATCCTGGTGCTGATGGGGAGGCGGTGGGTGTTCATGCAGACGGAGGCGAGCCGCGTTCTCGGCATGGACCTGGACCGCGGGGACAACACGCACACCTTCATACGctcggactcgccgccactgctcaCCCGGAACAGCATCAACCAGAGTCCGAAGTTGCTCCACCCCGTGCCTCAGCCCTGTCTCCAAGGACTTCGAGCACAAGGACTGCAGCGGCCTGGTAGAGATGCTCTGCTGCTCCATCAGTTGTGCCTAG AAAAAGAGGCACCACCAACTAGAAATTGTTCTATGTGGAAGCAGCAAGTTGTTGTCTCATGGCCACATGCCCACATGGTCACTGCTGTTGGTGGCCACAACGGTTATCCAGGGGGCAAGGTGTTCGTTTCTGCGGAACAG GTCATGGAGATTACTCTGCCTCACGCACAAAAGTATTTCGCATGGTGA